From Neorickettsia helminthoeca str. Oregon:
TCACGGATGATCTTCCTAACTGGGAGACTTAAACTACTATCCACAACGAGATGCAGATCTGATATCGAAAAACCTACGGAAGAATAAAACAGTATTAACAGAATGAAAAGCTTACGCATGATCAAAATTATAGGTAGCGAATCGGATTGATAACTACTCTAGTAGTATATCCTTGGGTACAGTTTGCGAAATAGATGGGAATGATAAGACTATGACAGAGAAACATAAATTAAGAAACTGTTCATAGATTATCTACTGTGCTACTTAAAAAGCTAGTATAATATAAGCTTACGGAGTATTAACGAAAATGGACACTGACGAGGTCACGATAAAGATACAGGCTACGGTCAAAAGCAGTGGGGGCCCCAATGGAATATTGATTTCTTCGGAGCCCAGAAGTTTTATCTACGATCCTGGTTATGTCTCCACGGCTTCGTGTAAATCTGAGATCACCTTCGTAGACGGTGAGGAGGGTGTACTCTTGTACAGAGGTTACCCTGTAGATGAACTTGCTACTCAATGCGATTTTCTTCGAGTCGTATACCTACTTCTGTATGGTGAACTCCCAGACCCTGTCCGCGCAAAAGAATTCCGTACTTTGATTCAGAATTTTCCACAGCTTCCAGATTGCGTCCTCGAGAATATTTGCTCCTTTCCAAGGGATGCACATCCCATGGTGATTCTGATTTCTGCTTTTGCAGCCCTGGCTTCTGCTCACCATGACTCTGACTTCGAGACGCACAAAGAAGTGCTAATCGCTAATGTGCCAAGACTTGTAGCATATATTTATAGATATATTACTTCTCAGGACTTCATACCGCCTGATGCATGCCTTTCCTACGTTGGGAACTTTTTTTATATGATGTTCGGGGAGAAAAAACCTGATTATGAAAGCATCTTAGATAAGATTCTGATTCTACATGCAGATCATGAGCAGAACGCTTCCACATCGACTGCTAGGATGGTTGTTTCTTCTGGTGCAAGCCCAATTGCTGCAGTCAGCGCTGCAACGGCTACGTTATGGGGTCCACTGCACGGCGGTGCAAATGAGAAAGTCCTGCACATGCTGGGAGAAATCGAAAAACAAGGTGGGAGCGTGGAGGAATTCATTGAGCGCGTCAAAAGAAAAGAAGAAAGACTAATGGGTTTCGGGCATAGGGTCTACAAGAACTATGATCCCAGAGCGGTAATTCTGAAGAGTACGGCTCAGGATATTTTAAAGGGAAGTTCTTCTATTCTGAGTATCGCAAGCAAACTTGAAAGTATTGCTTCCAATGATGAGTATTTCATAAGTCGCAAGCTCTATCCGAATGTAGATTTCTACTCGGGAATAATACTCAATGCATTAGGGATTCCAACATATATGTTTACACCTATCTTTGCTCTCGCAAGGACGTCTGGCTGGGTCGCCCAGATAAAAGAGTTCCTAAGTGACAAGGAGCAGAAAATCGCTAGACCTAGACAGATTTATATAGGTAAACCCTTCAGGAAAGTTGCCTCACAGAGTGAAAAACTCTAGCACACAAGAGGATGGAATTTCATCCATATTTTCCCGGATACGCTTATTGAGTGTTACATGGTTCAGGCCGGCCACACCGGCGTAGCGAAAACTAAGAAGTTCTACTGGTAATCTCAACCAGATCTTGCACTATTGCTTCTATTCTTGAGATGTTCGAACCCTCACCGATGATTCGGATCACGTTCTCAGTTCCTGATTTTCTCAACACGATTCTCTCGTCCCCAATGACATTTTTGCTGATATATTGTTCAGCAGCAACCAGCTTCAGGTGACCATCAGAAGAACCAAGATCAACATTTCTAAGAATCCTGGGAATAGGAGTAAAGTTCGCTGTGATCTCACTAGCTGAAGCTCCATCAATCACCATCAAGTGGAGCAATTGTAGAGCAGCAATGAGTCCATCGCTCGTATTGACGTAGTCCCTTATTATTATGTGGCCGGAAGGCTCCCCACCTAAGTTAGCACCGGTTTCTATCATTCGTTTTAGGACCTCTCTATCCCCCACATTACTTCTGACCGTCCTCAAACCAAGACCATGAAGAAAATTCTCAAGAGCCATCGAACTCGCAACCGTAAGGACAACAGTGCCACTACTCAACCTACCCAGTCGTAGAAAAAGTCTAACAATACTGGCAATAAGCTGGTCTCCATCAATGACATTGCCATTTTCATCAGCGACTACTAAGCGATCACCATCTCCATCGAATGCAATTCCGATGTGTGCCTTCTCCCGTTTTACACGCTCCTGCATTCCCTGCGTGTGCATAGTACCACAGTCTAAGTTGATATTATTTCCGTTCGGAGCATTGTTTATAGTCACGACTTCCGCACCGAGTTCCCAGAAGACACTTTCAGCAATCTTATACATAGATCCATTTGCACAATCCAGGAGAATCTTAATACCCTTAAGAGATAGATCTGAAGGAAATGCACGCTTTATGAATTCCAGATATCTACCAGTGACATCATCTAGTCGTTTTGCCTTACCGAAAGACTCATTTGTCGTATTGATTTTCTTATGAAAGTTTTCCTCTATGAAGGACTCGTCATCCGTGGATATTTTAAGCCCCCTATGATCGAAGAACTTGATTCCATTATCACGGAACTCATTATGAGAAGCTGATATCATAACTCCAAATGCGCACCTCAAGGATACCGTCAACATGGAGACACACGGCGTAGGGACCGGTCCAACGATGATGGCATTCATTCCGAGTGAGAGCAATCCAGCAACAAAACAGGACTCAAATACATATCCAGAGAGTCTAGTATCTTTCCCGATGATTGCGGTATTTCCGTAATTCCTGAACCTCAGAGCTGCTAGTTTCGCTACTTGCAAGACACTCTCAGCGCTCATTGGAAAAGCATTAGCCCTACCTCTGATGCCATCAGTACCGAATAATTTTACCATTTCAATATTTCACGACACGAATATTTTCATGTAGATCAGCACTGAACTTCTTTATCTCTTTCTCTAACTTAGCTGGATATATGAGCTCTACAAGCCTACTGTGCAAATCACTCATATCTAGATGAATTAGCAGTATAAGGTTGTTCTTTTTTATTTCTATACTTCCAGTGGAAAGGAATAATTTTTTTCGTTCTCCAGGAGCCAAATCCGAAAGTTTTCTGAAAAACATCGATTTATAAAATCCAACGACTTTCGACTTCTCAGATATCTCACCCTTGTAGTCAAGATCTAGAATCAGTTCGTTTTCCTTATCCGCAACCAGAAATCGACTTCCCTCTATTGGATCAGAAATTTTTCCTACAGGGAGCTTGGAGATCGTTTTCTTGATCTCTGGAGCTAGCTCATCTAGCTTCATCCAACCTAGATCTTTCCGACTGCTGCCATCAGCATCGATCTTGGTTAGCTTGACGGTATTTTTATTCCTTAGCAAGCTACGTTTCATGTTGAGCAAGTCTTCCTGACT
This genomic window contains:
- a CDS encoding citrate/2-methylcitrate synthase; translation: MDTDEVTIKIQATVKSSGGPNGILISSEPRSFIYDPGYVSTASCKSEITFVDGEEGVLLYRGYPVDELATQCDFLRVVYLLLYGELPDPVRAKEFRTLIQNFPQLPDCVLENICSFPRDAHPMVILISAFAALASAHHDSDFETHKEVLIANVPRLVAYIYRYITSQDFIPPDACLSYVGNFFYMMFGEKKPDYESILDKILILHADHEQNASTSTARMVVSSGASPIAAVSAATATLWGPLHGGANEKVLHMLGEIEKQGGSVEEFIERVKRKEERLMGFGHRVYKNYDPRAVILKSTAQDILKGSSSILSIASKLESIASNDEYFISRKLYPNVDFYSGIILNALGIPTYMFTPIFALARTSGWVAQIKEFLSDKEQKIARPRQIYIGKPFRKVASQSEKL
- the glmM gene encoding phosphoglucosamine mutase — encoded protein: MVKLFGTDGIRGRANAFPMSAESVLQVAKLAALRFRNYGNTAIIGKDTRLSGYVFESCFVAGLLSLGMNAIIVGPVPTPCVSMLTVSLRCAFGVMISASHNEFRDNGIKFFDHRGLKISTDDESFIEENFHKKINTTNESFGKAKRLDDVTGRYLEFIKRAFPSDLSLKGIKILLDCANGSMYKIAESVFWELGAEVVTINNAPNGNNINLDCGTMHTQGMQERVKREKAHIGIAFDGDGDRLVVADENGNVIDGDQLIASIVRLFLRLGRLSSGTVVLTVASSMALENFLHGLGLRTVRSNVGDREVLKRMIETGANLGGEPSGHIIIRDYVNTSDGLIAALQLLHLMVIDGASASEITANFTPIPRILRNVDLGSSDGHLKLVAAEQYISKNVIGDERIVLRKSGTENVIRIIGEGSNISRIEAIVQDLVEITSRTS